In Brachyspira pilosicoli, the genomic window TATACTTTTTTTATTGCCATATATTAAGACTATAAGTACAACAATTATATTTGTTTTAAAAATTAAATATTTTCTATACACTCACAAAGTATTGAAATAGCTTTTTCTAATTCTTTATCAGTTATTGTGAGAGGAGGAAGAAGTCTTATTTTATTTTTTGCTGTTAGTGGAATGACTCCTTTTAATATACATTTCTCAACTATTTCTCTTGCATTTAATCCATCTTTTAATCCTATTCCAAGCATTAAACCTATTCCGTCAACACTTACAACATTATTAAGTTTTGTTAATTTAGTTTTTATATATTTAGATTTCTTTTCAACTTCTTTTAATAAGTTTTTATCTATTATATTTAAAACTTCTAAAGCTCCTGCAGCAACAACAGGATTAGCACCGAATGTAGAAGCATGATCCCCCGGAACAAATACATCGGAACATTTTTTATTCATAAGTATAGCCCCTATAGGAAGACCTCCCCCTAAACCTTTTGCTAATGTAGTGATGTCTGGTTTTATACCAAAATGTTCAGAGCATAAAAACTTTCCTGTTCTTCCAACGCCAGTTTGAACTTCATCTACTATAAAAAGTATATCATTTTCTTCGCAGTATTTTTTTATCTTTTGTACATATTCTTTATCAAGAGGTATAACTCCGCCTTCACCCTGTATAAGCTCCATCATTATAGCACATGCATTATCTTTTAATTTTTCTATAGTGTCTTCATAGTTGTTTGCCTCTGCAAATGAAAAGCCTTCCAAAAATGGAAAAAAGTAATTGTGAAAAACTTCCTGACCTGTAGCAGAAATTGTACAGATAGTTCTGCCATGAAAAGAGTTTTTTAATGTTACAATTTTGTTTCTTTTATAATTTTTATCATTATTGGCATATTTATTGAATGAATATTTTCTTGCACATTTAATAGCAGCTTCATTTGATTCGGCACCAGAGTTGCAGAAAAATGCTTTATCGTATTTTGTGATAGAGCATAATTTTTTTGCTAAATCTATATAAGGTTTATTATAATAGAGATTTGAAGTATGCTGCAAAGTTTTTAATTGATTAGTTACAGCATTAATCCAATTTTTATTTCCATAACCAATGCTATTAACTCCAATGCCGCTTCCTAAATCAATATACTCTTTTCCTTCTACATCTTTTAATTTAGTGTCTTTTCCAGATTCCAAAACTAAATCGAATCTTGCATAAGTGTTAGCAACATATTTTTTACTATTATTAATATATTCTTTTTTTAATTTTGATTTTTCATTATTTTGATTATTATTATTTTTTTTGCATGCCATATTTTTATCCTTATTATTTTAATTTATTTTAATCTTTATAAAACATTGTTCCTATACCTTCATCAGTAAACATCTCTATTAATAATGAATGGCATAGTCTTCCATCTATTATAAACACTTTTGATACACCATTTTGTACTGCATTAATACAGTGTTGAACTTTAGGTATCATTCCTCCAGATATAGTTCCATCTTTTATAAGATTATCTATTTCTTTAATATTTATTTGGCTTATTAAAGTGCTTTCATCATCTTTATTTTGCAGAAGTCCAGGTGTATCAGTCATATATATTAATGTTTCAGCTTTTAGGCTTTCTGCAATTTTTGCAGCAGCAGTATCAGCATTAATATTATAAACATTTCCATCTTTATCACATCCAACAGTAGCAACTATTGGAATATATTTGTTTGTTACTATTGTATTAAGCAAATGAGTATCAACATCATCAACATCTCCAACAAATCCTAAATCAGTATCTCCTTTGTATTTGCTTACTTTAAACATGTTCCCATCAATACCGCATATACCTAAACATTTGCCTCCGCAGTTTTCAAGAGAAGCCACCAACTCTTTATTAACTTTTCCAGCAAGAACCATTTTTACTATTTCCGCAGTTTCGCTATCAGTGTATCTTAATCCATTTATAAACTTTGATTCTTTGCCTATTTTATTGAGCATAGCAGTAATGTCTTTTCCTCCCCCATGAACTACTATAACATTTATTCCCACAGTAGAAAGCAAAGCAACATCGCTCATAACTTTCTTTTTTAATTCAGGGTTTTCCATAGCACTTCCTCCGTATTTTATTACAACGGTTTTTCCCGTGTATTTTTGTATATATGGAAGTGCCTGATTAAGTATAAGTGCTTTATCTCTATTTGAAATATTATCCATTTTTATTTCCTTGTATCTATATTGCTTTATATAAAATTTTAGCTTCTGTATGAGCCGTTAATTTTTACATAATCATAAGTTAAATCACATCCCCAAGCTATAGCCTTGCTAGCCCCGCAGTTCATATTTATTGTAATTTTTATCTCATCTTCTTTTAATATTTTTAAAGCCTCTTCTTCATCAAACTTTACACCATATCCATCTTTATAAACATTCATCTCACCGTATTTTGAACCTACATTTATAGAAACTTTATTTATATCAAAATCAGCATCAGTATAACCTATAGCACATGAAATCCTTCCCCAGTTCATATCGCAGCCAAACATAGCAGCCTTAACTAAATTTGATGTTATAACAGATTTCGCTATTTTTCTTGCTAATTTCATATCGCTTGCATTCATTACTTCGCATTCTATTAACTTTGTAGCCCCCTCTCCGTCTTTAGCTATTGCTTTAGATAAATAAGTATTTGTCATATTTAATGCTTTGCAAAATATTTTATAATTATCATCTTCTTTATTTATTAAAGTGTTTTTAGCTTCTCCATTAGCAAGTACAACACACATATCATTTGTAGAAGTATCTCCATCAACGCTAACCATATTGTATGTAGATTTTGTATCCTCGCTTAAAGCCTTCTGAAGCATTTCACTTGATATATTGCAGTCTGTTGTGATAAATGCGAGCATTGTAGCCATATTTGGATGAATCATTCCGCTTCCTTTTGCTATGCCTCCAATATGAACTTTTTTGCCGTCTATTTCAAACTCATAAGCTATCTCTTTCATAAATGTGTCAGTTGTCATTATTGCAGCTGCAGCATTTTTAGCATGCTTATGAGAGTGATTTGCATTATCTATTAATTGTTTAATATTTTTTTCTATAGGCTCTATTGGTAATGGTACTCCTATAACTCCAGTAGATGCAACAGCTACTTCTTTTTCATCAATACTAAGTACATCGGCAGTAAGTTTGCACATCTCTTTTGCTATTTCTACTCCGTTTTTATTACAAGTATTAGCATTACCAGAATTGCATATAATAGCTTTTGCTTTTCCGTCTTTTAAATGTTCTTTACTTACTGTAATGTTTGCTCCGCATGCTTTATTTTGAGTATATACTGCCGCAGCAGAACATTGACTTTTACTATAAATTATTGCTAAATCTTTTTTTTCTTTATTTTTCTTTATTCCTGCATGTATTCCATTTGCGAAGAAACCTTCAGAAGCACATACACCGCCTTCAATTTCTTTAATATTTATCATTTTATTCTCCTATTTATTTATAAAATTAATTGTTGTTTAGTAAATTAATTTCTTATATGCTTGTTTTTTTATTGTTCTTTTTCCCGCAGCAAAAAGAACCAAAAAGTGCAAAATAGTTCTAAATAATTTTAATTATATTATTTTTAATTAAATATAATTATTTATCTATATTTATTAAAAAGCTGGAGGAATGAAATTCAATCCTTCAGCTTCTTCTAACCCTAAAGCTATATTCATGTTTTGTATAGCCTGTCCTGCAGCTCCTTTTACCATATTGTCTATTGTTGATACTATTATTAATTTGTTTGTTCTATTGTCTATATGCAAAGATATATCACAGTAATTTGAGTATTTAACATATTTTAAATTTGCTATCTCTCCAATATTTAATACTCTTACAAATGCTGAATCTTTATAAAACTCTTTATAAATGTTATGTATATCTTCCAATTTAAGATTTTTATTTTCTAATTTAGCATATATTGTTGAAACTATTCCTCTGTTTAATGGAAGCAAATGAGGAACAAAAGTAACTTTTATATCTTCACCGTATATGTTTGATAATGTTTGTTCTATTTCTGGTGTGTGTCTATGTTCAGCAATTTTGTATGGAGCAAATGCTTCATTACATTCAGTATAATGAGTATTTAATTTTAATTCACGTCCCGCACCAGTAGCTCCAGATTTAGAGTCAATTATAATATCATCTTTTTGTATTAATTTGTTTACCAAAGCAGGAGCTAATGCCAAACCTATAGAAGTAGGGTAGCAGCCGGGGTTTCCTATAATTTTAGCATTCTTTAATTGTTTCTTATTATATACATTATCATATTTAATTATTTCAGGTATTGAATAAATTGCCTCTTTATGAAGATTTTTATATTTGTATTCTTTGCCGTACCAATTTTTATAATCTTCTTCATCGTCCAATCTGAAATCAGCCCCCAAATCTATAAATAAAATATTTTTTTCAAAGCATTTATTTGCAATCTCATCGCTTAAACCAGCAGGAAGTGAGGCAAATACTACATCAGTGTTTTCAAATATTTCATTTTCATCTATTAATAATTTATCTAAGTTTTTATTTAAGTTAGGATATACTTCGTTTATGTTTTTTCCAACAAAACTTTTTGAAGAAATATTTTTTAATTCTACTTTACTATGAGATAATAGCAGTCTAATTAATTCTGCACCTGCATATCCTGTTGCACCTATAACGGATACTTTTATCATAATACAATACTCCTCTGTGATATTTAGAAATAATATGTTTTTTATTTTTTTAATGTTTTTGATGAAATTATTTTAATAAAAGAATTTTAGAGGCTTAACGCCTTGAAGAATGATTTGTAAAAAGAGTGTAGCTATTATTTATATTTTTCATTAGTTTTTTCCTAAAAATTTACTACAGAAAGTATTATACTATAAATGATAAAAAAGTCAATAAATTATATAATAATAATAAATTATTTTTTTATTATATTCAATTTATTTATATTACTTAAATAAAATATATTTAATATTATTTATTTGAATTAATATTTTATTGACAATATGAATCTTTAGAATTATAATTGCCAAACATTAAATTTGTTAAATAAAAATATTAGAAGGATTTGTCATTTATGAAAAATCTTACTATATATATAGTATTTATTTGTTTTAATATATTTTTGTTTTCATGTAATGATTCTAAAATAAATATAGAAGAGAATATAACAAAAGATAGAGTAGGAAATGAAATTATTTTACCAAAAAAAATAGAAAGTATAGCAAGTTTATCTCCTTCTTCTACGGATATTATATTATCTTTAGGTTTTGCTGATAAAATAATAGCAGTTGACTCTACTTCTAAAGAAATTTTATCTACTAACAATGTGGATATGTCTAATATTGCCGTTTTTGACATGTTTAATCCTGATTCAGAAAAAATAATATCTCTTAAGCCTGACATAATTTTTGTTAATGGTTTTAGTGTGTTTGGAGGAAAAAATTCATTAGATTCTATAAAGGCTTCTGGTATATGTGTGGCTGTAATACCTACAAGTGATACTATTAATTCTATAGAAGATGATATATTCTTTTTAGGAGATGTTTTATCTAAAACTGATGAGGCTTCTAACATTGTCAATATTATGAGCAGTAATATAGAAAAGATTAGAGCTATAGGCGATACAATAACTAATAAAAAGAAAGTGTATTTTGAAATATCGGCTTTGCCAAATTTATACACATTCGGTACTAATGTTTATTTAGACGACATGATAAATATTATAGGAGCATCAAATGTATTTTCGGATAGAAATTCTTGGATATCCACAACAGAAGAAAATGTACTCTTTTTAAATCCTGATATAATATTTACAAGTGTTGATTACATTAATAATCCTGATAAAGAAATATTAAGCAGAGCATCTTGGCAGAATGTAAATGCTGTAAAAAACAAAGATGTATATTATATAACATCAGCTTCATTGCCTACCCATAATATAGTTAATGCTTTAATAATGATGGCTAAATATATTTATCCTAATGAATATAAAGATATTGAATTGATTAGGAATTAATTGTAATGATAAAAAAGATAATAATAATATTGGTTTTAGTTTTTATTTCTACTATATTATCAATATGTATAGGGAGTGTATTTATATCGCCTAAAGAGATAGGAGCTATATTATTATATAAGTTGTTAAATATCGAGATTATGAATATAGATAAAATAAATTCTGATATTATAGGTATAAGGCTTCAGCATGCTATATTATCCTTATTTGTAGGAGCTTCACTTTCCATGACTGGAGTTGTTATACAATCTATATTAAGAAATCCATTAGCTTCTGCTTATAATTTGGGTATATCATCTGGTGCAGGTCTTGGGGCTGCATTACTTATAGTTATGCAGATATCTTTTAATCAGTATTTTTTTATAAGTACATCTATGATATTTGCTTTCATTACTATATTATTTATATTGTTTATATCTAATAGAATAGATAAATATATGAGTAATAATTCTATAATACTTGCAGGAATTGTAATATCGCTTTTTTTAAGTTCTGTAATGAGTTTTTTATCTTATATGTTTCCTAAATATTCAAATCAGATAATACTTTGGCAGCTTGGAAGCTTATTTGTAAGAAACAAATTAGATATTTTCATAATAATTTTTGCTACTTTAATATTTTTACTTATACTTATAAAATATTCAAGTGTATTGGATATTATGACTTTCTCAGATGAGACAAGTTTATCTTTAGGTATTAATGTAAAGAATATGAGAATATTTTTTATACTTATTTCGTCATTTATAACAGCAATGTTGGTTGCTTTTACTGGTATAATAGGGTTTGTTGATTTGGTGTCTCCTCATATAGCGAGGAAAGTATTTGGAGCTAAGCATATCATTGTTGTTCCTATGTCTGCTTTAATGGGGGCATTGCTTTTAAATATTTCTGATATATTTTCAAGGGTTATAGTAGAAGGTTCAAATATACCTATAGGGATTGTTACAGCTGTTATAGGTGCGCCTTTCTTTTTATATGTATTTATATCGAGCAGCAGTAGTAAAAAGGGAATGTAATTTTTTATGAATGATAAAGTAAATAAAATGCTTGAAGTAAAAGACTTATGTTTGAGCTATACAAATAAAAAAGATGTTTTGAAAGATATATCATTTGAGGCATATAAAAACGAAAGTTTATGTATTATAGGTCCAAACGGATGCGGGAAAAGCACACTTTTAAAATCTTTATGCAGAATAATAGATTTTGATAGCGGAAAAATACTTATTAATAATGAAGATATAAGAAAAATAGATACTTATAAAACTGTAGCTATAATGACTCAGATGTCTGCGATATATTTTGGCTACACTGCTTATGATACTATAATGATGGGTAGATATTTTAATTATAAAGATAAACTTTTGTCTATTCCAAGTAAAGAGGATAAAGAATTTGTAATTTATTATATGGAAAAATTAAAGATTATGCATTTAAAAGATAAGTTAATAACA contains:
- the argJ gene encoding bifunctional glutamate N-acetyltransferase/amino-acid acetyltransferase ArgJ, whose protein sequence is MINIKEIEGGVCASEGFFANGIHAGIKKNKEKKDLAIIYSKSQCSAAAVYTQNKACGANITVSKEHLKDGKAKAIICNSGNANTCNKNGVEIAKEMCKLTADVLSIDEKEVAVASTGVIGVPLPIEPIEKNIKQLIDNANHSHKHAKNAAAAIMTTDTFMKEIAYEFEIDGKKVHIGGIAKGSGMIHPNMATMLAFITTDCNISSEMLQKALSEDTKSTYNMVSVDGDTSTNDMCVVLANGEAKNTLINKEDDNYKIFCKALNMTNTYLSKAIAKDGEGATKLIECEVMNASDMKLARKIAKSVITSNLVKAAMFGCDMNWGRISCAIGYTDADFDINKVSINVGSKYGEMNVYKDGYGVKFDEEEALKILKEDEIKITINMNCGASKAIAWGCDLTYDYVKINGSYRS
- a CDS encoding aspartate aminotransferase family protein yields the protein MACKKNNNNQNNEKSKLKKEYINNSKKYVANTYARFDLVLESGKDTKLKDVEGKEYIDLGSGIGVNSIGYGNKNWINAVTNQLKTLQHTSNLYYNKPYIDLAKKLCSITKYDKAFFCNSGAESNEAAIKCARKYSFNKYANNDKNYKRNKIVTLKNSFHGRTICTISATGQEVFHNYFFPFLEGFSFAEANNYEDTIEKLKDNACAIMMELIQGEGGVIPLDKEYVQKIKKYCEENDILFIVDEVQTGVGRTGKFLCSEHFGIKPDITTLAKGLGGGLPIGAILMNKKCSDVFVPGDHASTFGANPVVAAGALEVLNIIDKNLLKEVEKKSKYIKTKLTKLNNVVSVDGIGLMLGIGLKDGLNAREIVEKCILKGVIPLTAKNKIRLLPPLTITDKELEKAISILCECIENI
- a CDS encoding ABC transporter substrate-binding protein gives rise to the protein MKNLTIYIVFICFNIFLFSCNDSKINIEENITKDRVGNEIILPKKIESIASLSPSSTDIILSLGFADKIIAVDSTSKEILSTNNVDMSNIAVFDMFNPDSEKIISLKPDIIFVNGFSVFGGKNSLDSIKASGICVAVIPTSDTINSIEDDIFFLGDVLSKTDEASNIVNIMSSNIEKIRAIGDTITNKKKVYFEISALPNLYTFGTNVYLDDMINIIGASNVFSDRNSWISTTEENVLFLNPDIIFTSVDYINNPDKEILSRASWQNVNAVKNKDVYYITSASLPTHNIVNALIMMAKYIYPNEYKDIELIRN
- a CDS encoding ABC transporter ATP-binding protein, with amino-acid sequence MNDKVNKMLEVKDLCLSYTNKKDVLKDISFEAYKNESLCIIGPNGCGKSTLLKSLCRIIDFDSGKILINNEDIRKIDTYKTVAIMTQMSAIYFGYTAYDTIMMGRYFNYKDKLLSIPSKEDKEFVIYYMEKLKIMHLKDKLITELSGGELQRVFLARTLVQNPSIILMDEPTNHLDLNSQIELIYNLKEWVKEGSRCIIAVLHDINAVLNFADKLLVLKNGGSKYFGSIDDFDIRLLNDIYGINVVEYMHNSLNKW
- the argB gene encoding acetylglutamate kinase — encoded protein: MDNISNRDKALILNQALPYIQKYTGKTVVIKYGGSAMENPELKKKVMSDVALLSTVGINVIVVHGGGKDITAMLNKIGKESKFINGLRYTDSETAEIVKMVLAGKVNKELVASLENCGGKCLGICGIDGNMFKVSKYKGDTDLGFVGDVDDVDTHLLNTIVTNKYIPIVATVGCDKDGNVYNINADTAAAKIAESLKAETLIYMTDTPGLLQNKDDESTLISQINIKEIDNLIKDGTISGGMIPKVQHCINAVQNGVSKVFIIDGRLCHSLLIEMFTDEGIGTMFYKD
- a CDS encoding iron ABC transporter permease produces the protein MIKKIIIILVLVFISTILSICIGSVFISPKEIGAILLYKLLNIEIMNIDKINSDIIGIRLQHAILSLFVGASLSMTGVVIQSILRNPLASAYNLGISSGAGLGAALLIVMQISFNQYFFISTSMIFAFITILFILFISNRIDKYMSNNSIILAGIVISLFLSSVMSFLSYMFPKYSNQIILWQLGSLFVRNKLDIFIIIFATLIFLLILIKYSSVLDIMTFSDETSLSLGINVKNMRIFFILISSFITAMLVAFTGIIGFVDLVSPHIARKVFGAKHIIVVPMSALMGALLLNISDIFSRVIVEGSNIPIGIVTAVIGAPFFLYVFISSSSSKKGM
- the argC gene encoding N-acetyl-gamma-glutamyl-phosphate reductase, with the protein product MIKVSVIGATGYAGAELIRLLLSHSKVELKNISSKSFVGKNINEVYPNLNKNLDKLLIDENEIFENTDVVFASLPAGLSDEIANKCFEKNILFIDLGADFRLDDEEDYKNWYGKEYKYKNLHKEAIYSIPEIIKYDNVYNKKQLKNAKIIGNPGCYPTSIGLALAPALVNKLIQKDDIIIDSKSGATGAGRELKLNTHYTECNEAFAPYKIAEHRHTPEIEQTLSNIYGEDIKVTFVPHLLPLNRGIVSTIYAKLENKNLKLEDIHNIYKEFYKDSAFVRVLNIGEIANLKYVKYSNYCDISLHIDNRTNKLIIVSTIDNMVKGAAGQAIQNMNIALGLEEAEGLNFIPPAF